The sequence CTCCGGAAGCGGATATTTTTCTTGTGTTTGATTCAAAAATAGGTGATATAATAGAGGGGAGAGGGACAGGAACAATTAGTATGACCTTAAGTCCTACTCAGGCACTACGCATGTTTGGAGATTTTACCATTGAAGAAGGAAAGTATTTATTTACCATGCAGAACATTATTAATAAACCGTTTTATATTGAGAAAGGCAGTCAGATTCGTTGGTCTGGCGATCCCTATAACGCTACTGTTGATATCACCGCGGTCTATCGGTTAAGAGCAGGTTTGTATGATTTATTTCAGGACAGTAGTTTCCGGAAACTTGTTCCTGTAGATCTGAAATTGCACCTGACCGATCGTTTGTTTAATCCGAATATCAGTTTTGATATTAACGTACTTAATGTAGATCCGAGTATCGACAATCAGGTAAAGAGATTGATAAATACCGAGGAAGAAAAATACAGGCAGGCTGTAGCATTGTTGGTCATGCGAAGATTTACTTCCCCCAGTGAAATTGCGAACAGATCCAGCGTAAGTTCCGGAAGTGTAGTAGGGGCGAATGCGTATGAGATGTTAAGCAATCAGCTGAGCAATTGGGTGTCACAGGTAAATAGTTCGGTCAATGTAGGAGTGAATTACCGTCCGGCAGATGCTTTGACAAGTGAGGAGCTGGAAGTGGCTTTATCCACCACATTGTTCAATGACCGGGTCACCATAGATGGAAACGTAGGGGTAGCCAATTCTACCACTTCTAATCCGAATAACCAGAATACTTCCAATTTGGTGGGAGATTTCTCAGTGGAAGTCAAAGCGAATAAAGATGGCCGGATTCGATTGAAGGCCTACAACCGATCAAACAACAACTCTCTTATCAATAATGTGAACTCCCCGTATACGCAAGGTGTGGGTATTTTTTACAGGGAAGAGTTCAATACCTTTGAGGAGCTTCAAACAAAGATTCGGGACATGTTCAGAAGAAAGTCGAAGAAGAAGTTTAATCCGGATGCTTGAGAAAGTTGAACGATGGTAAATGGATCCAGCTACCTTGATTTTAACCCAGGCTGACAAATTGGAATTGATGGTTTTTCCTACGTCCTGAAAAAAAAGTAATCTGTTGTTTTTTAGTAGCGTGGGGGAGACTCGAACTCCCGACCTCAGCATTATGAGTGCTGCGCTCTAACCTGCTGAGCTACCACGCCATAAAGCAAAATCCCGGATGGGGAAATGCGAAAGGGAGCGCAAAGGTATTAAAAAAAGTTTTCTGAAGATGTTTTATCAATTTATTATTTAAATATTTGATAAACAATTATTTAAGTCTGTATAATTTTTTTTGCTATTTCCATCTGTAACCCTTTACTTTGATATATTGATTTGAAAGATGTTTATTTATTTACCAAGGTAACTTAATTGTTTGCCAATAAATATTTCTCAATTCCAAAAAATATCGTAAATTACGCATTGTCGGTGAAACTCCGGCTTGAATCACACAAGAGCATATGAAGAACAAATACCCAAAAAAACTCATCAGATTATTCGTAATAATCATCTTATCATTGCTTCAGGAAAACGCAATGGCGCAGTTGAATTATACTTTTCAGGTGGCCGCTGAAACCTATCAGCCCTTGAGTGGAGGTACTACACTCATCACCGCTACTGATTCACTGAATAATACCACTTCATTGAACAGTTATGTGAGTACGCTACCTGTTGGAGCGATTCCATTTGTGTTTTATTATAACGGTTCTGGTTATACGAATTGCTCTGTAAACTCTAACGGTTATTTAACATTTGGCACGACATCTTCTTCTGGTACCAATGTAAATCCAATTTCTTCTTCCGCGGCTTACGCCGGAGCAGTGGCAGCATTTGGACGGGATTTAATCGGTAACTATCGCATTTCAAATTCCGGTGATCCTGATACCATTGCCAGCATTCGTTATGGTGCAACCGGTGTTAGTCCGAATCGAAAGTTTGTGGTGGAATACAATAATTTTCGCCCAACATCTACCGTAGGGCAGGGAACAGGCCCTAACTTCAGTTTCCAGATTCGATTAACAGAAGGAACAAATAATATTGAATACATCTACGGTAATTTTGTGGGTTCCCCATGGCCGAACGGCGGAGCGCAGGTAGGTTTAAGAGGTCAAAACAATACAGTTTTTTTCAACAGAGCAGTAGCCAGCGGGCAGCCATGGGTAAATACAACTCAGGGGCCTATAAATAATTCTTTTTGTTTATATACTTCGGCTACGCTACCCGTTAGTGGAACCGTATTTAGATTCCTGGCTCCATGTCCCACACCAACCAGTCTTTCACTGGTGGATGCATTGCCCACTTCTGTAAAGTTGCGCTGGAATTCAGGAACCGGTCCCGGAGGATTTCCCGGTTCTTCATATACGGTGCAGTGGGGTCCGGCCGGTTTTGCATTAGGTACAGGTACTACTGTAGTGACTACGGATACATTTTTACTTTTAACCGGATTAACAACCGGTGCAAATTATGACTATTATGTGCAGCGTAATTGCACACCTACCGGTAATGGACTAAGTACCTATGCGGGGCCTAAAAACTTTACTACGGGTGGCCCTACTGAAGATTGCGATAACGCAGTTTTGGTACCGGTAGCTACTAATCTGGCAGTCTGCTCTCCCACTTTTGTGACGAGTGGTATTTCTCAAAATGGTCCAAACTCACTGTGTTCTGATGCATTAGGAGGGAATCTTCCGAATGATGACAGATGGTACAAGTTCGTTGCTCCGGGGAATGGAAAAAGAATAGTGATCACAACAACCGCCGGCACAAATGGTGATTGGGTAATGGAAGTATGGAACTCCTGTCCAGGAACAGGTGGCTTTGCCTTTAAATGTACGGATGATGTCACCGGAGGTATGCCGGCCGATACGATTTGTCAGGATGAATATACACCCGGCCAAACCTATTACGTTCGTTTATGGACATATAGTCAAACAGCCACTGGAAATATGACCTTTTGTGTTTATGAAGATGCACCTTGTCCAATAGCACCTTCTTATGATATATGTGATACACCTGCTGTTTTCCCGATTAATGCAGTGTTAAGCTGCCCTGGAAATGAATTGATTTTCTCTACTTTATTTGCAACTCCATCCGGTGTTGGAGGTACCAATGGCGCACAGCCAACCTGCGATGGAAGTCCGGCATTGAATGATATTTTCCTGAAATTTAATTCGGGCTCTACTGGAACTTTTACACTTACCTTTAATGCCATTACAGCCACTGACCTTCGGGCTCAATTGCTATTCTCTTGTTCTGAATTTGAAATTCAATGTTTTAACCCCGCTAGCGGAACCCATACAATCACAGGATTGAATCCTTCTGCTCCCTATATTTTAAGAGTCTGGTCCGCGAATGGGCAAGGGGGGACATTCAGCGTCTGTGCTCAGGATGCCTGCGATGATGCTACTGCTCAACTTTCCGGATCTTCAACTATATGTTCGACAGGAGTCGCTCAGCTAAGGGTGGATTTAACAGGTCTTCCACCCTGGAACGTTACCTATACAGACGGCATCTCTAATTTTAATTTTAGCACTTCCACCACCCCTCATTTTATTAATGTGTCACCCACTATTACGACATTCTATAATCTCGTTTCCGTTTCAAGTCCCTTGTGTAATGGTGTAGTAGGTGGTGTTGGGAGCGTCAATGTGGTACCTGCCCCAACTGTAACGCTGGCACCTTTTACTTCCAGTGTCTGCTCGAATCAGATTATTACTTTAACAGGTGGGTCACCCGTCGGTGGATCGTATTCAGGAATTGGAGTAAGCGGGAATCAATTTAATGGTGCCACGGCAGGCGTAGGTACGCATACCATTACTTATACTTACGGTATAGGAAGTGGATGTCAGAGAACTGCCTCCCGGCCTATCACAGTTATTCCCGGTCCAACGATTACTTCATTTACCCCATCGGTGGCACCTGTTGGATCTACGGTTACCATTACCGGTAGCGGTTTATTGAATGTGACTACCGTTCGATTTAATCTGACGAACGCCGTATCATTTACTATTGTTAATTCTACAACGATTACCGCTGTTGTTCCCGTTGGTGCTACAACAGGATTTATAACATTGATTAATTCGAATACCTGCACCGCTCAAAGCACCACTACATTTGGTGTTGGAAACCCTCCGGGAGCTGTACTTAATATAAAGGCATTCGTGGAAGGGTATTATATAGGCGGTGGTTTAATGAATGCTGTGGTTGAACCCGCTCTTTTGCCCACAAAATCAGATACCTTTCGCCTGGAACTTCGGAACCCGATTTCACCTTATGGTCTGGTTGCTACAAGAACAGAGTTAGCGAATACCAACGGAACATTTTCTGTTTCCTTCACCGGTTCATTCGTAGGTAATTCATATTATCTGGTTTTAAAGGGAAGAAATATCATTGAAACATGGAGTAAAAACCCGGTTTTATTGCAATCCGGAAGTAATACTTTTGATTTTTCAATTCCGGGTGCCGCTATGTTAAGACAAAATCTAAATGGTTCAGGACCAAATAATACAGGAACGCCATCTCAAAGTGCTCCGATTGAGAAGCCGGAACACCCTGAATAGATAAAAAGGGTGATTTACCTATTGGATTAGGTGAATCACCCACATTTTTTTGATATTTTACCTCGATTTATTTTGAGAATTGACTTAGATTCTTATCTTTGTTTTTAAGCCGTTTTATATGGCGATTACACAATTAGACAAAACACACCCAAAATGAATAGAAAAATTTACTCAGCAATTAATTGGATTACGCTGACTGTACTGATGGTAACATTATCATCAACAGCGGCTAATTCTCAGGTAAGTGCCTACAATTTCCAGCAGTCAACCGGCTCGTATTCGGAAATTACAGGAGGCACTGTCGTCGCAACAGCAACCGGAACAACGGGCGCAGCATCATTGGATGATGTAATTTATGATTTACCTACAGGAACAATTCCGTTTAGCTTCACTTTTAACAGTGTTGCCTACACAGGATGTAAGATCAGCACCAATGGCTTTATCACCTTTGGTACTACTGCCCCTTCTGCAAACGGTTCTACCACCGGCTATACCCCACTTTCGGCTACTACAGCTTATAGCGGTGCTGCATCACCGTTAGGAAGAAATCTCAATGCGTATTTTTTTGCAGGTTCTCCTACTACAACAGGTGAAATCAGATATCAAACACTAGGCTCCTCACCGAATCGGACATTTGTGATTCAGTGGAAAAATTTTAAGACTTTTAATACCAGTGGTGCTACTTTTGGTCCGGTATTAAATTTTCAGGTGCGATTTTCAGAGTCAAGTAATGCAGTTGAATTTAAATACAATTGCAGCGGATCCTTTGCCAGCAGCCCTTCACAGGTTGGTCTTAGAGGTCCCAGTAATGCTTTCCCTTCAAATATCAATAACAGAAGTGTTGTCAATGGTGTAAATACCTGGATCAGCTCTACTGCTGGAACTTCAAATGCCTCGACTTGTGAACTAATTACTTCTACATTGCCACCTTCCGGTTTAAGTTATCAATTCGCTCCTTCCGCATGCCCTGCTCCCCAAAATGTTGCAGCCACTAATGCTACTCAAAACTCCGCTCAGTTGACCTGGACAAGTTCCGGTGGCGGAGGTACTTTTACAGTGGAATATGGCTTGTCCGGTTTTGCCCTTGGCTCCGGTACAATATTGTCAAATGTTAGTTCAGGAGTGATTGTTACAGGATTAGTGTCTACCACAAACTATCAGTTTTATGTAAAGCAAGTATGTGGTGCTAATGGCAATAGCTCTAATGTAGGTCCGGTGAGTTTTGCAACCGGTGGCCCCGGAGAAGATTGCGCCACGGCTACGCTTATCAGTGTTGCGAATAACCTGGGTGCATGTAGTTTTACAACTGTTAATAGTGGTGTATCATCCAACGGACCCAATGCAGTATGTTCGGATTTTAATGGGAATGGTGCAAATGATGATAAATGGTTAAAATTCGTTGCTCCTTCAGGGGGAAATAAGCTCATAATTACAACTACCGCAGGCACAGTGAACGACTGGGTAATGGAAGTTTGGAATGGTTGTCCGGGTAGTGGTAATATGTTGTACTGTTCTGATGATGTGAATGGTGGAATGCCGGAAATTAGCTTATGTCAGAATGAATACACAGCGGGTCAAACGTATTATGTGCGTATCTGGACTTACAGTACTACAGCAGTGGGTACGGCTAATCTTTGTGTTTACAAAGCAACTGCCTGTCCTTTACCTCCTGTAAATGATGAGTGTATTTCAGCCGTCAGATTAACTGTAAATCCTCCCTTGGCTTGTCCCTCCTCCGCTACTACACATAGTACATCTTTTGCAACACCCAATACAGATGGAGCTACTTGCGATGCGGGTACAAAACGTGATGTTTGGTTCGTATTCAATACCGGAAATTTTGGTGATATCCGAATGACAATTTCTCCCGGAACTGCTACCACACTAAAAGCACAATTATTATTTGAATGTGGTGGTTTTGAAATTGGATGTTATTCACCTGCAAATGGTACTTTTACTTTTACAGGGTTAAATCCACAGGCAGATTATATCATTCGTGTTTGGTCAGATACTTTAACCGCCGGAACATTTAGTATTTGTCTTGCGGATATTTGTTCAAGTCCAACAGCGACTTTTGGTGCCAATCAATCAGTTTGTACAGGGCAAACGGCCGGCTTACCTGTTAATTTTACGGGTGTTCCTCCATTCAATTTCACCTATAAGAATAATACAACTAATCAGAACTTTCCGGTCACTACCTCATTAAATCCATATTTCATTCAACTGAATCCTACTGCCACAACTTCTTATACCTTGCTGAGTATGTCCGATGCCGCCTGTAATGGCACAGCAAGCGGAGTTGCGACCGTAACAGTAGTGACACCTCAAACGGTGACACAGGCTCCATTTACTCCTGTCTGTTCCAATAGCCCACAAGTGACTATGTCCGGTGGATCTCCTGCAGGTGGTGTGTATAGTGGGATAGGCGTATCCGGTAGTAAATTTAATCCAGCCGTTGGTACGCAAACAATCACCTATACAGTCACCTTTGCACCGGGATGTACCGGTTCAGCAAATCAGGTTTTTACAGTGAATCCGCAACCAAACGTAACGTTGAATTCATTAGGATCAGCCTGCTTAACTGCAAGTCCTTTCACATTAACCGGAGGTTCTCCGGGAGGTGGAACTTATTCCGGTTCAGGTGTGAGTAATAATATTTTTAATCCGGCTACTGCAGGATTGGGAACAAAGGTGATTACCTATACCTACACATCCGGAGCCGGTTGTTCGAATTCAGACACCGCTTTAATTACTGTAATTACCTGTACCAATTGTACAAATCCTCCCATTGCAAACGCAGGCCCTGATCGCGCTTCATGTAATGGAAGTGGCGTCAACCTTGGAGGTGCAATTTCAGGAGGAGCTAATTCAGCGCAATGGTCAGGAGGAGCAGGTACATTCTCTCCCAATAATACTTCCTTAACAGTTGCTTATACCCCAACCGCTGGTGAAATATCTGCCGGACAACCTATCCTTTTATTCTTAACAACCAATGATCCGGATGGAGCAGGACCTTGTGTAGCAGACCGTGATACCATGATCGTTACTTTCCAAAGTCCTTTAATACAACAAACAATGACAGGGGTTACAGGTGTTTGCCGCCCTGTGAACGGTGTAACCTACTCTGTTCCTTCACAAGCAGGTGTAAATTATTCCTGGACTGTACCAACGAATGTAGTTATTGCCAGTGGTCAGGGAACGAGTGCCATTTCAGCGAATTGGCCTTCAACAGGTCAGGCAGGTGATGTTTGTGTAACCCTTTCCAACGGTTGTGGTACCCAGCAGATTTGTAAAAACATTAAATTGAGATCCTCCATTGCTGCGGCTCCGAATTCTATAAAAGGATTTAATGCCGCTTGCAGAAATGAAGTGCTTACTTATTCTTGTCCAAGAGTTGGTTCCGCTGACTGGTATATCTGGACTCCACCCGTTGGAGCAACTATTAACGGCTCTGCTTCTAATTTCATAACACCGGATACGTTTGTGGTTGTAACATTCGGAGCAGCTTATACGGGAGATACACTGCGGGTTAGAGGCGCAAATTGTGCCGGTCAAAGTACTGCACAAACCAAATTCCGGATTAGCAGAAAAACAACTGTACCCGGTACTGCCGGTGCAATAAACGGAGAAGCAAATGGGTTATGCGGAAAGGATTTTGAATATTATATCAAACCTACCTTTGGAGCAACCAGCTACCGTTGGAGAACAACAGTTGCAGGTGCATTAATTAATGGGCTTCCATCACCGCAGATAACAACAGATACTTTAGTAGTGATTACCTGGCCTTCAACTTTTGGAGCAACAGGAACATTGTATGTTGCTGCAAGAAATGCCTGCGGACAGGGAACTGAAAGATCCAAAACTGTTAAAGGAAAAACTGCCATTCCCGGTACTATAACCGGACCAACATCTGTATGTACCAATGCGAATGCAACGTATTCTATCAGTCCGTTGGCGGGTGCAACCAATTATAAATGGGTAGTTCCTTCAGCAGTCACGATTCAATCAGGTCAGGGTACAACCTCTATTAATGTTAAATTTAACGCATCAACAACTGCTAAAGACATTAAGGTAAGAGGTGAAAATGCATGCGGTAATTCTCCGTATAAGAAAGTTACTGTGGTCCCTGTAGTTTGTCCAAGATTAG is a genomic window of Bacteroidota bacterium containing:
- a CDS encoding IPT/TIG domain-containing protein; the protein is MKNKYPKKLIRLFVIIILSLLQENAMAQLNYTFQVAAETYQPLSGGTTLITATDSLNNTTSLNSYVSTLPVGAIPFVFYYNGSGYTNCSVNSNGYLTFGTTSSSGTNVNPISSSAAYAGAVAAFGRDLIGNYRISNSGDPDTIASIRYGATGVSPNRKFVVEYNNFRPTSTVGQGTGPNFSFQIRLTEGTNNIEYIYGNFVGSPWPNGGAQVGLRGQNNTVFFNRAVASGQPWVNTTQGPINNSFCLYTSATLPVSGTVFRFLAPCPTPTSLSLVDALPTSVKLRWNSGTGPGGFPGSSYTVQWGPAGFALGTGTTVVTTDTFLLLTGLTTGANYDYYVQRNCTPTGNGLSTYAGPKNFTTGGPTEDCDNAVLVPVATNLAVCSPTFVTSGISQNGPNSLCSDALGGNLPNDDRWYKFVAPGNGKRIVITTTAGTNGDWVMEVWNSCPGTGGFAFKCTDDVTGGMPADTICQDEYTPGQTYYVRLWTYSQTATGNMTFCVYEDAPCPIAPSYDICDTPAVFPINAVLSCPGNELIFSTLFATPSGVGGTNGAQPTCDGSPALNDIFLKFNSGSTGTFTLTFNAITATDLRAQLLFSCSEFEIQCFNPASGTHTITGLNPSAPYILRVWSANGQGGTFSVCAQDACDDATAQLSGSSTICSTGVAQLRVDLTGLPPWNVTYTDGISNFNFSTSTTPHFINVSPTITTFYNLVSVSSPLCNGVVGGVGSVNVVPAPTVTLAPFTSSVCSNQIITLTGGSPVGGSYSGIGVSGNQFNGATAGVGTHTITYTYGIGSGCQRTASRPITVIPGPTITSFTPSVAPVGSTVTITGSGLLNVTTVRFNLTNAVSFTIVNSTTITAVVPVGATTGFITLINSNTCTAQSTTTFGVGNPPGAVLNIKAFVEGYYIGGGLMNAVVEPALLPTKSDTFRLELRNPISPYGLVATRTELANTNGTFSVSFTGSFVGNSYYLVLKGRNIIETWSKNPVLLQSGSNTFDFSIPGAAMLRQNLNGSGPNNTGTPSQSAPIEKPEHPE
- a CDS encoding T9SS type A sorting domain-containing protein, whose product is MNRKIYSAINWITLTVLMVTLSSTAANSQVSAYNFQQSTGSYSEITGGTVVATATGTTGAASLDDVIYDLPTGTIPFSFTFNSVAYTGCKISTNGFITFGTTAPSANGSTTGYTPLSATTAYSGAASPLGRNLNAYFFAGSPTTTGEIRYQTLGSSPNRTFVIQWKNFKTFNTSGATFGPVLNFQVRFSESSNAVEFKYNCSGSFASSPSQVGLRGPSNAFPSNINNRSVVNGVNTWISSTAGTSNASTCELITSTLPPSGLSYQFAPSACPAPQNVAATNATQNSAQLTWTSSGGGGTFTVEYGLSGFALGSGTILSNVSSGVIVTGLVSTTNYQFYVKQVCGANGNSSNVGPVSFATGGPGEDCATATLISVANNLGACSFTTVNSGVSSNGPNAVCSDFNGNGANDDKWLKFVAPSGGNKLIITTTAGTVNDWVMEVWNGCPGSGNMLYCSDDVNGGMPEISLCQNEYTAGQTYYVRIWTYSTTAVGTANLCVYKATACPLPPVNDECISAVRLTVNPPLACPSSATTHSTSFATPNTDGATCDAGTKRDVWFVFNTGNFGDIRMTISPGTATTLKAQLLFECGGFEIGCYSPANGTFTFTGLNPQADYIIRVWSDTLTAGTFSICLADICSSPTATFGANQSVCTGQTAGLPVNFTGVPPFNFTYKNNTTNQNFPVTTSLNPYFIQLNPTATTSYTLLSMSDAACNGTASGVATVTVVTPQTVTQAPFTPVCSNSPQVTMSGGSPAGGVYSGIGVSGSKFNPAVGTQTITYTVTFAPGCTGSANQVFTVNPQPNVTLNSLGSACLTASPFTLTGGSPGGGTYSGSGVSNNIFNPATAGLGTKVITYTYTSGAGCSNSDTALITVITCTNCTNPPIANAGPDRASCNGSGVNLGGAISGGANSAQWSGGAGTFSPNNTSLTVAYTPTAGEISAGQPILLFLTTNDPDGAGPCVADRDTMIVTFQSPLIQQTMTGVTGVCRPVNGVTYSVPSQAGVNYSWTVPTNVVIASGQGTSAISANWPSTGQAGDVCVTLSNGCGTQQICKNIKLRSSIAAAPNSIKGFNAACRNEVLTYSCPRVGSADWYIWTPPVGATINGSASNFITPDTFVVVTFGAAYTGDTLRVRGANCAGQSTAQTKFRISRKTTVPGTAGAINGEANGLCGKDFEYYIKPTFGATSYRWRTTVAGALINGLPSPQITTDTLVVITWPSTFGATGTLYVAARNACGQGTERSKTVKGKTAIPGTITGPTSVCTNANATYSISPLAGATNYKWVVPSAVTIQSGQGTTSINVKFNASTTAKDIKVRGENACGNSPYKKVTVVPVVCPRLGEETISNVFGVDAYPNPATDILNITFESETYENYTISLMDMTGRMVRTDRFAAAEGLNNLIWNMSEYHSGVYLLVVQGNEGKSTLRVVVE